The Eublepharis macularius isolate TG4126 chromosome 12, MPM_Emac_v1.0, whole genome shotgun sequence genomic sequence CTTAAAGGAGTGTAGCAGAGGGCCTTGAATCTGGTGTGTGCTTCTAATGGAACCAGGGCTAGTAGTCCACAGAGACTAGAGAGTATTGGACTTGGCTCTATGAGACCTAGTTCCTACTTGGCcaggaagctcacttggtgaccttgggccatcaatctcagtctaacctacctcacaaaggtGTTGTGTTGGGAGAAGTGGTGGTGAGaaccattggaggaagagctcaATAAAAAGGTATCTAGGTAGGTCAAGAAGACCGAGAAATGCCCTTAGTAAAGACAAAACTGCAATATATCTGAAAGTCCAGATGCCTTTGTCCAAAAGAGAGTGTCCTGTGCAACGTAAGTTTTATAGGATCAGAACAGAAAAAAGCATGGTTTTGGTCCTTCCTCCTTGGTTTTGGTCCTTCCTCCTTGTGCTTCTAAGAGCACAAGAGAAGCCTTTTCCGAATGTAGTCAGAAAAGGTGCATTTATGATTAAGAAAGGACCCATTCTTGCAGTGGGATCAAAAATCAGAATATAACCTCCTATGCTCGCTCATGCACATGCTGCATAGCACCCTTGAGACCCCTTTTGTGCTCTTTTTTTTGCAAATGAGCCATTTCTAAATTAGTTCCATTTAGTCAACATGGGCTTTTACAATCAAATGGCAGGCgtgggaagaaaagaaagaaaatgctgaTCAGTGTGCAAGCTAACTTTTGGAGGAGTCCTCAGATGTTGCTCacagtgagtctctctacactgtataaaggatttttaaaaaaaggaaggcagTCACACAATGAAAGAAATCTTAATTCATATTATTCAATGAATGGGTTAATTAAATCTGCATACATTTGCAAATGAGAGAGAACTGTTTTAAAGAAAAGTGTATGCTCTAGTTATGCTTAGACTATGCACACAGCAGGAATCTTCTGGGCGCCAAACTACACAGGACTGGTCCTTCAtatacatttttatctttaagatgacagcagggtggggggagaactgaGTATGGATTAGGGCCAAAGTGTCCGGAAagcagggccaattccagatgactaaccttaaggcgcttcatgccgccctcttctggatcgcgacggggaaaatgcgaaatagcgcgtttcctcgcgcgagttttgtgcgacgacgcgcaaaacttgcgtgaggaaacgcgatatttcgcattttccccgtcatgatctggaagagggcggcatgaagcgccttaaggttagtcatctggaatcggcccaggtattAACTCTCTCTGTCCCAGTACTGTTTCTTTGATTGAAACTGCCCCTTTCCATCTGTTTTCTAGCcccaggaaggaaaaaaagatgggTATTAATTTCAGTCTTTGTTTCCTTACCTGGACAAAAAGCCGCACTGGAAGGAAAGGGAAGTGAATAAACATTCCTCTTCCGTTGCTCAGGAATCTTTCATGCAAATTGCAGGTGTAGATTTCatactttcattaaaaaaattgcaCATGTTGCATTGCTCTGGAAGTGGCTTCTAATTTGTGATATTTTTAGGCCATCTATAATGACACAGTGTCCAGTAAGCATGCAGGGTATGTCCTCACAGGCAGCATTTTCTTGTTTTCCATGCATCAGGGAGCAATATTGGAACCCAAGAGTCCAGAAGAAAATCTGTCATGGTGTGGtcgcaggcagggctttttttccagcgggaatgcggtggaacggagttccagaacctcttgaaaatggtcacatggctggtggccccgccccctgatctccagacagaggggagttgagattgcccttcgcaccatgcggtgcagagggcaatctaaattccctcctgtctggagatcagggggcagggccaccagccatgtgaccatttactcTGAGgaccacccactgagttcccccacctcttttcccagaagaaaagccctggtcgCAGGCATACTGATTTCTATTCTGTCCTTGGAGGATGAGCGAGAGCAGAGGTGAGTCCAGGGACCCAATCTAGTCCTCGAGGAGCTTGTCTGTTTGACGGGAGCATCGTCTAGTTGGCCAACTGGCCTGAAAAAACCACTCAAGGACCGCTGAGAAGAACCACTGGGCTCAAGGGCCAACAGGGCTTGGAGACAGGAAGCATCAACATCCAACTCAACAAAGTAGGCAGCAACTccgattttatttatttatttattcaatttttatatcgCTTCTCTTCCACTAAGATCTTGAAGTGGTTCACAACcattacaacatttaaaaaccaatacaaaaatataatgcattcaataaaatcacaataaaactaCAGCCtcatacaaataattaaaaatcacTCCAGTCCCACCCCAGCCTATGAAACCTTGTTAATAACATAAAATTATAGACACAGCTGTGGCCATAGGGCTGAAAAATTTGCCATCCCCTGAGCTAGAATATCTCGGCAGTTAAAATCTCTTAGGAAAAAGCCATTATTTCCAAGCAAGAGAGAACTTTGTGCCCTAAAAGTGGGCTAAGTGTGTCAGCCCGTTCCCAAGCATATTCATATTCCATTCTAAACTGATCAGTTTGCTCCACTAATTGTCCTCAGCTGGACATTTCAAAATATAGTGAGCGATTTTCTCTTTATCTGCAAATTAAAATTCTGCATGCATGGTTAATAATGTCTACCCTCTCCTTAAACCTCTGTTTTTGCTTTCCGCCACGCTTCTGATTTTAGAACACCACGTTATTGTGGAGTTTGGAGCTCTCTTCGCAACCCTACTTGGCACTCCTAGGCTTTTATTTTTCGAACTGCTTTTCTGAGTTCTTTTCTATTGTTGATTATTTGGACAGAGAGAGCCTCCTTGTGGTTGGCTTGTAAAACTGCAAGAAAACATTTCTTGGCTACTAAACTATAGCAAAACTTGAAGCTTGCAAGGCGGGTTAGTTAGttcaaatcagggcttttttctgggaaaagaggtggtggaactcagggggttgccctcagagaaaatggtcacatggctggtggccccgccccctgatctccagacagaggggagttgagaatgCCCTCTGCGccgagagcaatctaaactcccctctgtctggagatcagggggcggggccaccagccatgtgaccattttcaagaggttccagaactccgttcccccgccttcctgctgaaaaaaagcccgggttCAAATCAACATGTGAAATGTTGCCTTCTGCTTCTTGGCTTTTCTTACCTTTTGAGAAAAGGGTCcaaagctcagtggcagagcgggTTCAGTTCCCAGTCTACCTAGTAAAAGATAGAAGATCCCTCCAGAAGAGCTGCTTCTAGTCAATAGTAGACATCAAACAACCGGAAAACTTGCAAGGGCATTTGAGGAAGAGGGGTTCACTTCAACTTCCcctgtattcccttccccacactgtttcctttttctttcctcatGGCAGTTCCCATATCCCCTCCCcaccctgcttctttctctccttcccacttggCCGACCAACTttcttttatctccccccccacacaccccagtcttcacctttctttgttatttttgacttcgtttataccctgcctttctccccaatgggcactgAAAGTGGCTTAAATTGTTCTCCTCtgtttcatcctcacaataacGCTGTGAGATGGGTTTGGTTGGAAGTgcatgactgggccaaggtcacccagcaagcttccatggctcagtgggtctctcagatcctagtctgaaactcaaaccactacgctacagttccctcccctggaacctctccctgggaaaagtctggctggGCTGCAAAAGCTGAGAGGTAGCACGTCACTCAGGTGAGTTGTATGGTGACTGCTGCTTGGCTCAATCAAATCTtgcaagtaacaacaacaacaaccaccagggcaggatctacagttgccagtgtCCAGAGCAACCTAAGTCTGGCCCCCTGCATGCGCAtgcgctcctggcactgcgtgatgatgtcatttctatgatgtcatcacacagggcggagcATGCCACcagtgcggcaagccggctgccccggcACAtggtgtgccacggagctggcggcagcagcgcgggcggctgggaggctgcctgtgccattcgcctgccctgctgcaGGGGTGGCCAgattgccacgtgctccctgtcctgtggagcaggtgaatggcgtggccGGCCTCCCCCCTGttcagctgcccgtgctgccaccaGCCGCTCCCGGCAGCTagcagctgcgcccagcaccccctctttggcaccgccaggggcagactactccccctgcccccccggtcAATCTGgccctgacaacaacaacattcaatatatatactgcccttcagggcaactttatacccactcagagaagttttcaaactatgttattattaatgtggGATCAAACTATATTAATATTAATGTGGCATCAAGGCATAATCACCACAGCACCTGGGTAAGTTGCATAACTTGTatagttgcctggtggttgctactTGCCTGCCTTGATGAGTCAATATAAAGATTAACTCAGTGGCTCTTGATGAAGGTTCTGGATTTTACCCTTGGTCTCTCCAGGTGTTGGAACAAACCTTTCTCACTCTGTTTGAGATTCTGAAGTTACTCTGCAGTTAGCCCCTCTGCTCCCACCAGGTCTGCAAGACGGTTCTCATTACAGGCTGGGAGAGGGTATCTGGAAAGGGGCTTTTGCCAGTGCCTGCAGGGTAGAAAGGTGCATGAAAAAGTTGTCCTCCACCCAGGAAAGGCAGTTTGTAAGGTTCCCCCAAACCTGGAGCCTGCCCTGTACATCAGTTGAAGGCACTTTCAAGTGATCTCGGGAAGATGGTTCAGTAATTTGGATGGAGACAGAGTGGTAGGGTTGCCTGCCCCCTAAGGATTTTGCATTGGATACCCTTGCCTTAGGAGTGCCAGGAAGCCATTTGGAACCCTGTTGATTCTGAAGTCCCATCCTGTGGTACGAACCCTGGCAGGCCCACCTGCAGTTGAGATGTACCTAGAGGGTTTGAAACCACCCTTGACAGCCCTTCCATCCCAGAAAGGTGAATGGGCGCCCAAGGGCCCATGGGCGAGTTTGTTTATCTCGGTGATTAAAGCAACCACAGCAGCGCATTTAAAGGTCAGAGTCCGTCGCCGTGGGAGATGCTTTTTTTTCCAATAAAAGGCTTCCCACTGTCTTCCCACTGTCCAGCTGACAGGGGCCCTATTTACTTGTCAAGTTGAATTCTACAGTTTATTTTGACATTGCCAGAGGTGTGGGCCCAAAATGAACCATCTTGGGTCCCGGACCCAACAACGCCTGTTGAATCGAAGGGTAAAAGTGACTAGCGATGGTTCTGATGCACCGGCATGCCAgatcatggctgttttcacactgtttaccgtccacggaacattgcgccgagctcccggaacgacagcgtcttcctggtgtgatttcacgcgagaatggtagttctcgtgcaaaatcgtgccaggaagacggtgtcgttccgggagctcagcgcAATGTTTCGTGGTCGGTAAGCAGTGCGAAAATAGCCCATGTCATGGCTACTCCTGAAACCACCCCATTGTACTCACTGAcaagttttttttcccttctgttttttcccttctcttccctttctAAGAGCTGCATATCATGTGTACAAAACACAGGGAATATTAGCATGacccattttttattttaaaaatcctaacaCCCTGAGCACGTGTAGAATGCCATTCTCTTGAAGGAATCAAAGAAGTCTCTTCTTTCTAAAAAGACATAGAAGACACACTGTATGGGCAACATTTTCCTCTTTGAAGTTATTTATCttcttgtttttcttgttttttaatagagccggggggggggaataattccAGAAAAGTGAATGAATTATGGAGACAGAACAGATGAAAAGTCCTGTAATTTATATTATGACATTaaggttttggggttttttggctTCGAGACTTTCTGCTACATGCTGTGACTAAAAGATCATGTGTTGCTTGCTTGTGTGTTAATAGAAAAGCATGTTTTAATGGCTTTCTATTCGCCATTGCATCCAGCATTGATCTGCTGGCTGAGCGAGTAGCATTTTGGCTGGCTTGCACCCCAGGTCCATGTTCTGTACAGTCAGCCCAAGATCTGGTAGAGGTAATTGACTGTGCTACTGTCAGAAAGCTCCACTAGGGTGTGCATTCTTTCTCTATGCCAGCGTGTGTGTTTGTCGAAAGAACAATCCTATTGACACAAGCATTGGCCCGCAAAGCTGAGTGGAATCCTGTCACTAACAACAGAGCCCTGGGAACATTATTTCAGTCACTTCCTGCTTTGGAAGCTGTCTAGCTGACCCTCCACTGGGAAGTTGGAATCGTTCCTACAACTTTAATTAGAGGTAAAGAGGTTTAACTCATTTTCTGCCCTCTTTTGCTAGAGTTTGGTATTTGCTTATTAAGGTAGCTATTGTTAATACAAAAGCTTTCAGCTCCATCACCGTTGAGACATCCGGATCAAAACTTCCGGAattgcttagagccaagctacaagtgacgaatgacacttgaacggcaagtgaacagactcacgcgtattcttccttgttcacttgtgctccaagtggagcgcaactggagcacaagtgaacacggaggaatacgcgtgagtctgttcacttgccgttcaagtggcattcgtcacttgtagcttggccctcagtctcaccaGGGAGGGTTTATCTCCTTCCTCAGGTAGATGGAGAAGAGGATTACTTTTAAGGCCATTGGTCCAGGGTAAGAGTGTGCCTGTCATATGCCACAGAACAGCTCTTTCTGGATTTTGAGATTGGGATTTCATATCGAGGAAATATTTCTTCCTTGATAACTTAGAATTGGGGAGGTGGGGAAGAGATCCAATCTTAGCTAGAGCTGATACTACATACCTCTTCTTTCCTTCACATTAAGGGATATGGGAGAGGCTGGGTCTAGTTTTCCTGGAGGGCCACTTTGAAAAGAGGAAAGAGCGAGCTTGTGGGACAATATTTCCATCACCAGAATAGATACAGCCAGCTAAGATGTTACTCAGGACTAGGGctgttcccacacggcttacctgaacccggaacactGCGCAGCATGCaaaaaaaactgcggaagatcgcgttttctctcgcgagttttgcgcgatgttgcacaacattgcgcaaaactcgcgagagaaaacacGATTTTCCGCGTTTTTTTCAGCATGCTGCGCAGCAttctgggttcaggtaagccgtgtgggaatggcccagggctttttttctgggaaaagaggaactcagtggtggaactcaggactgcacaatgacgtcactttgggtctactggaacaagggaggagttttttaaagtttaaattgcccttggcgaaaatggtcacatggccggtggcccccaccccctgatctccagacagaggggaatttagattgtggCGCgtagagcaatctcaactcccctctgtctggagaacagggggcggggccaccggccacgtgaccattttcaagaggtgccagaagtcTGTTCCaccattccagctggaaaaaagccctgctcaggacCTTTGCCAGCCCTCACAAGATCAAAATCTGCCCTCCTGAGCCTACAGTTTTATAACTGCCTTTGATGATATTtttgaagcagagagagaaagagatggattaTACTTTGGAGGACACACAGCGCAAGGAGAAACTCCTGAGAACTGTTTACACCCTCCAAGTTAAATCCGATTCCACATTTCAAAAGGCCAGCCCACTCCTGAGCAATCACCGTGGCATGGGGATGGTGACGGAGCATCAGGTTCAAGAACTGGCTGAGAAAGCCAAAGTCATTTGCCATGACTTGGACAATATCAGAAACCACCTCTTCTATCGGCAGAATGACCTAGTACAGCAGATCCCAAACCCCAACGGTAGCTGTTACAGTGGTGTAAGTGGAATCCATTGTACACTGGATGGATCTGTTTATGTGACTTGTGAGAGTGCCCCAAGGGTCCATGTCTTCAATCACTCAGGCCAAGTGGTTCAGTGTCTACCTTGTGTGGAATCAAAGAAGAAGGAGACCTTTTTGCCAGAGGATGTGACCCTCACCAGAGCAGGGATGGTGGCTGTAACCGACATGGTGAACAAAACCATCCGCGTTTTCAACCATCACTCAAAGTTTTCTAAGGGTGAATGGGTAAAAATTGGCCAGTTCTGTTCCCCCCGGGGAATTGGAGTGGACACTTCTGGCAAGTTACTGGTGGCGGACTACACAGAAGGCAAAGTTCATAGCTTTGCTTTGGACCACGCATTCAAGGTGCAGAGCCCTCACTCTGTATCTGACCTGTGTGGGCCGCGTTATGTGTGCGCCGCACCAGAAGGAGGGTTTGTTGTGAGTGAAGAGTGTGGTGATGTCAAACTGTTCAATAACAGTCACAAACTTCTCTTTTCCATCTGCCACAAATTCAGCCATAGTTTTGGCAACCCTGCTGGGGTATGTGCTGACAGAGAGGGCAACATCATTGTGGCTGATGAACAGCACCGGAAAATCCACTTGTTTCCCCGAAATGGTTCCCCTATTTGCTTGGTTTCAAAAGGTCTTCAGAGACCGACTGGAATAGCTTGTTCCACTCAGGGGTTGTTATATGTTGCCGACTCTGGAGATGATAATATCAAAGTCTTCAAGTATCGGGTGAGACCCCCTTTCAATGCAGACCTTCTTTCTGCGTCCAGTGAGAGTCCAAATCTAACTCCCAGAAGGAGGGTAGAGTAGGAGTCTCCATCCTTCCATATCCTTTAAATAGTTTACCATGTGACCTCACCTGAGGGGGCATTCTTTTGTCACATATATTGTACTGGTGGAGAAATGTGCTTGCCATAGATGACTAActcgagaaagaaagaaagaaagaaagaaagaaagaaagaaagaaagaaagaaagaaagaaagaaagaaagaaaaccagcaCCCCTCCCCAAATAACACGGGAAGTCAAAAGAGAGCTGAACCACTAACAGGAGCTGAGTAGAGAATTTAttgaacagaatttttaaaaatctcaacaTGGTTTGGCAATATGTTTTTTCCCCCAGGCAACATGTTAATGTATTTCCCTATTCTGAGAGCAGGGTTCTCTCAGagtgcatctgagggccaagctacaagtgacgaattacacttgaatggcaagtgaacactcacgtgtattcctcccgttcacttgcgctccactacgtgactaagagcgggaccacaagtgacgcctgacacaggttggacacttgccagcttccctcaagttttgatgggaaatgtaggcagcttggcggaatgttggacaagtgacagttgaaaagtccattggacagccgtcggagagccaaactgcaagaccaggatgcctacatttcccatcaaaacttgagggacgctgacaagtgtccaacctgtgtcaggcatcacttgtggtcccgctctgagtggagcgcaagtggagtgcaagtgaacagggaggaatacatgtgtgtctgttcacttgccattcaagtgtcattcgtcacttgtagcttggctcttatatgTGTTCTCTTACTGAAGCTGAAAATGAGGCCTGGTTCATACATGCAGG encodes the following:
- the NHLRC4 gene encoding NHL-repeat-containing protein 4, with translation MDYTLEDTQRKEKLLRTVYTLQVKSDSTFQKASPLLSNHRGMGMVTEHQVQELAEKAKVICHDLDNIRNHLFYRQNDLVQQIPNPNGSCYSGVSGIHCTLDGSVYVTCESAPRVHVFNHSGQVVQCLPCVESKKKETFLPEDVTLTRAGMVAVTDMVNKTIRVFNHHSKFSKGEWVKIGQFCSPRGIGVDTSGKLLVADYTEGKVHSFALDHAFKVQSPHSVSDLCGPRYVCAAPEGGFVVSEECGDVKLFNNSHKLLFSICHKFSHSFGNPAGVCADREGNIIVADEQHRKIHLFPRNGSPICLVSKGLQRPTGIACSTQGLLYVADSGDDNIKVFKYRVRPPFNADLLSASSESPNLTPRRRVE